In Chryseobacterium turcicum, a single window of DNA contains:
- a CDS encoding helix-turn-helix transcriptional regulator → MLSLIKSKIIKLYQFISYHGLDDSDTNRDKDFTIMLNQYFFLLCVIFLFQGFITYLLIGLEFNVFFLGITALIIALSSFFFKKFIKSRYFIFSVFIYLTLVVTYYASITGVESGCYIYYFSILAAVPIFFSVKKDTVFVLSIFLFVVVCLYVSAFNNFQLWGVEAQFSHKGLEHGFLLLNLTCKLLLLGVNYFFLEEKRNDYYKALHRNTLKREKIDNLNTEIKALRELFNTEELSDENFKDLLISISLNDVVFLEKFQRIFPYFKKNLFDNTGVSLSTSELTLCAIMKLGLTTKEISIHTDASLKAIEGRKYRLRKKLNIPSDIDFTLWFSNF, encoded by the coding sequence ATGCTAAGTCTTATAAAATCTAAAATCATTAAATTATATCAGTTTATTTCTTATCATGGGTTAGATGATTCAGATACAAATAGAGATAAGGATTTTACGATTATGCTTAATCAATATTTCTTTCTACTATGCGTCATCTTTTTATTTCAAGGCTTTATAACGTATTTATTAATAGGACTAGAATTTAATGTATTTTTTTTAGGAATAACTGCATTGATAATTGCTCTATCTAGCTTTTTCTTTAAAAAATTTATTAAAAGCAGATACTTTATATTTTCAGTTTTTATCTATTTAACGTTAGTTGTTACTTATTACGCATCGATTACTGGCGTAGAGAGTGGCTGTTATATATATTATTTTTCAATACTCGCTGCGGTACCTATTTTTTTTAGTGTGAAAAAAGATACCGTTTTTGTGCTGTCAATATTTTTATTTGTGGTGGTTTGTCTATATGTTTCTGCATTCAATAATTTTCAATTATGGGGAGTAGAAGCACAATTTTCTCACAAAGGATTAGAGCATGGTTTTTTACTTCTAAATTTAACGTGTAAACTTCTTTTACTTGGTGTTAATTATTTCTTTTTAGAAGAAAAAAGAAATGATTACTATAAAGCACTTCATCGAAATACTTTAAAAAGAGAAAAAATAGACAATCTAAATACTGAAATAAAAGCATTAAGAGAACTTTTTAATACAGAAGAACTCTCGGATGAAAATTTCAAAGATTTATTAATTTCTATTTCCTTGAATGATGTTGTATTTCTTGAAAAATTTCAACGAATATTTCCTTACTTTAAGAAAAATCTATTTGATAATACTGGAGTTTCACTTTCTACTTCAGAACTTACCTTGTGTGCTATAATGAAATTAGGACTTACGACTAAAGAGATTTCAATTCATACCGATGCTTCGTTAAAAGCCATCGAAGGAAGAAAATACCGATTAAGAAAAAAACTAAATATACCCTCCGATATTGATTTTACATTATGGTTTTCTAACTTTTAA
- a CDS encoding discoidin domain-containing protein, whose protein sequence is MIKKNYLWRFLLCHLLLMLSASFNLISAQTGPNDDFDSDGIINSIDIDDDNDGVPDAVESPSCYYSASEWNTIAKPTTNAVAITSALTTTLGNFGQLLDNVPATSAVTFTAGQAIQNANVYLFTFAQPVRLDALYLKFNITSQFANTTKIQGSNTNNGSDWVDLSGSIAAAAGTNITANGLLEVTNSIKYPVTLNTSTAYKYIRITGVAVSNIAAQNASEVYFDFNIANYVASYYPKATCTDANIDGDGILPQFDLDSDGDGCSDAYEAGATTSLATNYQFTGAVGVNGLDNTLETLDNGIVNYTSTYYVYAQNSAMQVCKDTDGDGILDINDIDDDNDGVLDTSEQVLETCSGVFTAASRVVWNSAFTNSSTTATGNATINGTPVTVTATTTKVFQNLMNDHWHIVSAPYVGCPDVTTVVNNSVINIFNNDYTVTYTFSRPVRNPSLSFSSFNGTAVLFPHPVYVSGLQGAVSGVSSNTYITSFPATENIVAVVYNGVFNSISFRVAGSDNQGSVLLNIPYVLDAGSLTYTLTSGSPFGYLDMDTDGDGVVNRLDLDSDGDGCPDAREASVSSNAGASASMSASGGVIYTGGIPSGTANAYVGNGTPSQYGANGFFNGIETVAESGVYNGTYTYNQYALIKALNLCTDTDNDGVVDFTDIDDDNDGVVDAVESPACFYTANEWNTGTKPIYGVTISSALTTTAANFNQLIDGVGGTTAVAFSASPTQAIQNSNVYLFNFVQPVKLDALYLQFNIGTQFAGTTKIQGSNTNNGSDWVNLSADIAATAATNTTVNGGVSVTNSIKYPVTLNTATAYKYIRITGGATASNIVAANASEVYFDFNNAAYVASSYPKAITCGNDTDNDTIPNHRDLDSDGDGCPDAKESGVSVNAGAVASMSASGGSIYTGGIPSGTANAYVGNGTPSQYGANGFFNGIETVADNGLYNGTYTYQFANNNALNACIDTDGDGVGDLIDIDDDNDGILDILEQNCPNGSKTGVIVTKPATINYSFDGSQTLANLVDGTDANDYIINGPTGTLNNAEWFRVEFPYARILSSWEVGQYSGQTLFATTSTYKVQGSNDASAWTDLTGTLTYSNAQSGQSTQPNSNIANFPSNQTAYKYYRYYGISGTTGGGWATEFYFQDGGCVDMDTDNDGIPNHLDLDSDGDGCPDALEAGVSANSGASASMSASGGSVYTGGIPSGTANAYVGNGTPSQYGANGFFNGIETVADNGIYNGVYTYVFAIGNNISACADTDGDGINDIIDIDDDNDGVPDAVESPACYYTASEWNMLAKPSYGVTVSSALTTTTANFSQLLDGLGTTTAVAFSASPTQAIQNANVYLFNFAQPARLDALYLKFNTATQFAGTTKIQGSNTNNGSDWVDLSVAVAAGAGNNTTANGLISVTNSIKYPVTLNATTAYKYIRITGVAASNIVAANASEVYFDFNNAAYVASRYPKAVCATDADSDGILNHHDLDSDGDGCSDALESGATTNTTVNYQFPNVDSNGDGLVTAVDPEGDGIVNYTSTYNAYGLVKSLNACLDTDGDGVNDVVDIDDDNDGVLDTDEGLLCPSLNISCETATTSYRAVNWTSFNATTNTAVGSVVLVNGETVTVNYSGDVRSLQAATSLASTAEYCPTSTTSGATNMIQTFSGVGVVHRFVFSKPVLNPVFQIWSLGQSGVPVTYQFTTPVSILKSNAALTQPNANTIVGAEGDGSVVFAGAQNEISFVANALENWSGLTLAFGFTTEEVGACTSIDTDGDGIPNHLDLDSDGDGCPDAREAGVSTNSGASASMSTSGGAIYTGGIPSGTANAYVGNGTPSQYNANGFFNGIETAPESGVYNSTYTYQYAIGSNYSICTDTDGDGINDVDDIDDDNDGILDAVESPACYYTQTEAVAITSVSSQLASYSTYVPANTIDNNAATLNAFNGALNWVGLELYKLRPATPIAISSMQLDLTTWALSSTAAMTFKLQGSVNGASWTDLSGAVSSVTTSGTLTVNNTLLPNNVYGYYRLVGVAGTSYYGGVTEIRLVPNNYIASAHPKPTCTNDTDGDGIPNHHDLDSDGDGCSDAQEGGATSNLTANYQFTGAVGVNGLNNTLETLDNGIVNYTSTYGLYGINASIKACVDTDGDGVVDVIDIDDDNDGVLDVNETISCPVVDSSPRSIVWDIESEKMTAANLAYFTVKPQMVVSGTGATIVGAGGAWNLTGLNNDSSLSDAITKGDYQQGQFKTANNYIYIDGFLYYTMSTLINVGVLIDDDPSFADPIVVNNPVSAPSNSGTVDLWQKMNVSNPTMLKPNTMYYVRFYDLTTLTSITHDLVGLSFQVGSAGNIICGADIDTDNDGIPNRLDLDSDGDGCPDTKEAILYNHITEASITANVQNGSGGAVTSTVSTPNAMVPGPYGSNGFADALQLASNPDAYKYVYTYAFVADNMNVSSCSNKFLFDIDSDDDGIPDAVESPSCFYTEVQAMDITEGVTSDFGWATANPLTNTYDDNTTSYGAVNSTASIQNKALITFDLPVIDAWFINNVKLNVGATFGAGKWKLQGLDMVSNTWTDLSVVAGQALSAGIITFNNTLQPTVRYHTYRIIGVDNVNIVNAARLIEFSIQYNNYNPSFHRTKMGCSSDADGDGVPNYIDRDSDGDGCPDAVEAGIPLSLLGPASFFNIGGQVSGDHVIVTGAYGANGMGDSVETTPDSGIVNYTSTYTVYANNKSLNFCTDTDGDGVSDLTDLDDDNDGVLDLTECAYPAAGSVANNNNRFVYWDNTGASAQGVNSVPAYIASIGAWTAGSGLVASNTPGYINVANVNGNTLADAFASNEYLEHPFTTTADNYNFLYDIRTSAINATNYHSAVLISDDNFVTYTILNIDMARAASGNIVYDISDYQLNPSTSYKVRTYFWGATTFTFDDFTLFGYSECDTDNDGVPNRLDLDSDGDGCTDASESGTVAYALAQTGGQTSAATVVNTSGTITGVANAIVGNNTPSDYSANGFYNKIESNDLANATYNGTYTYSNAINALIATCPILCYKPAVTVGIVLDTKQGITSLQRAGTDNDNWPMVRKGAWTALESKTKGFVPNRLTIAQINSIPATNLVEGMMVYNITSDCLYINTDGTATGWKCFNTQTCP, encoded by the coding sequence ATGATAAAAAAAAACTATCTCTGGCGGTTTTTGCTCTGTCATTTGCTGCTCATGCTTTCTGCATCCTTTAATCTCATTTCTGCACAGACAGGTCCTAATGACGACTTCGATAGCGATGGTATCATTAATTCCATCGATATTGATGATGACAATGACGGGGTGCCCGACGCGGTGGAAAGTCCGTCGTGTTATTACTCTGCTAGTGAATGGAATACCATTGCTAAACCGACAACGAATGCTGTTGCAATAACCTCAGCGTTAACGACTACATTAGGTAACTTCGGCCAGCTCTTAGATAATGTGCCTGCTACATCAGCGGTTACATTTACTGCAGGGCAGGCTATTCAGAATGCTAATGTGTATTTATTTACATTTGCTCAGCCTGTAAGATTAGATGCATTGTATTTAAAATTCAATATTACGAGTCAGTTTGCAAATACGACTAAGATTCAGGGGTCGAATACTAACAATGGCAGTGACTGGGTAGATTTATCAGGGAGTATTGCGGCAGCAGCAGGAACTAATATTACTGCTAATGGTTTGTTAGAGGTAACCAACTCTATTAAATACCCCGTTACCTTAAATACTTCGACGGCCTATAAATATATACGCATAACCGGTGTTGCAGTATCAAATATAGCGGCACAGAATGCTTCAGAAGTGTATTTTGATTTTAATATAGCCAATTATGTGGCATCTTATTATCCCAAAGCAACATGTACGGATGCCAATATAGATGGAGATGGGATTCTTCCACAGTTTGATTTAGATAGCGATGGAGATGGTTGTAGTGATGCTTATGAGGCGGGTGCAACAACCAGCCTTGCAACCAACTATCAATTTACCGGAGCGGTAGGTGTTAACGGATTAGATAATACTTTAGAAACTTTAGATAATGGTATTGTTAATTATACATCAACTTATTATGTGTATGCACAAAATAGTGCAATGCAGGTATGTAAAGATACGGATGGTGATGGTATTTTAGATATCAATGATATCGATGATGATAATGATGGAGTGCTGGATACCTCGGAACAGGTTTTAGAAACTTGTTCTGGTGTTTTTACCGCAGCCTCCAGAGTGGTTTGGAATTCTGCCTTTACGAACTCAAGTACGACAGCAACTGGTAATGCTACAATAAACGGAACACCAGTTACAGTAACAGCTACTACAACCAAGGTGTTTCAAAATCTAATGAATGACCATTGGCATATTGTTTCGGCACCATATGTTGGTTGCCCAGATGTGACGACAGTTGTTAATAATTCTGTAATAAACATTTTTAATAATGATTATACGGTAACCTATACATTTAGTCGCCCTGTAAGGAATCCATCTTTATCATTTTCTTCATTTAATGGAACAGCTGTTCTTTTCCCTCATCCGGTGTATGTTTCCGGTCTTCAGGGGGCGGTTTCGGGTGTCAGCAGTAACACTTACATTACGAGCTTTCCTGCAACTGAAAATATAGTAGCTGTTGTTTATAATGGGGTATTCAATTCGATAAGCTTTAGAGTGGCGGGTTCAGATAATCAAGGATCTGTTTTGCTTAATATACCGTATGTTCTTGATGCAGGTTCACTTACTTATACCTTAACGTCTGGTAGCCCTTTCGGTTATTTAGATATGGATACAGATGGGGATGGTGTTGTAAATCGATTAGATTTAGATTCTGATGGTGATGGTTGTCCGGATGCTAGAGAAGCGAGCGTTTCCTCTAATGCTGGAGCATCGGCTTCGATGTCTGCAAGTGGGGGTGTAATCTATACGGGTGGTATTCCTTCAGGAACAGCTAACGCTTATGTAGGAAACGGAACACCTTCTCAATATGGTGCGAACGGTTTTTTTAACGGAATAGAAACGGTTGCAGAAAGTGGAGTTTATAACGGAACTTATACCTATAACCAATATGCATTAATCAAAGCTTTAAATCTTTGTACTGATACTGACAATGATGGTGTTGTTGATTTTACTGATATTGATGACGATAATGATGGAGTTGTAGATGCAGTAGAGAGTCCTGCTTGTTTCTATACTGCGAATGAATGGAATACAGGGACTAAACCTATCTATGGTGTTACAATCTCTTCAGCGCTAACAACTACTGCCGCTAATTTCAATCAATTAATTGATGGGGTAGGCGGAACTACGGCAGTTGCATTTTCTGCGTCACCAACTCAGGCGATTCAAAATTCGAATGTGTACCTGTTTAATTTTGTTCAGCCTGTAAAACTTGATGCTTTATATCTTCAGTTTAATATAGGAACGCAGTTTGCCGGAACGACAAAGATTCAAGGCTCTAATACCAACAACGGCTCTGACTGGGTAAACTTATCAGCGGACATTGCTGCCACAGCAGCTACTAACACTACAGTTAATGGAGGAGTAAGTGTTACAAATTCTATTAAATATCCTGTGACGCTGAATACGGCTACAGCATATAAATATATTAGAATTACAGGAGGAGCAACTGCGTCAAACATTGTAGCAGCCAATGCTTCGGAAGTTTATTTTGATTTTAATAATGCAGCTTATGTCGCATCGTCTTATCCGAAAGCGATTACTTGCGGCAATGATACCGATAACGATACAATCCCGAATCACAGAGATCTTGATAGTGATGGTGACGGTTGTCCAGATGCAAAAGAATCTGGTGTTTCTGTAAACGCTGGAGCGGTAGCTTCAATGTCTGCTAGTGGTGGGTCAATCTACACGGGAGGTATTCCTTCAGGTACGGCTAATGCTTATGTAGGTAACGGAACGCCTTCTCAATATGGTGCTAATGGTTTCTTTAACGGAATCGAAACAGTTGCAGACAATGGTCTTTATAATGGAACTTACACCTATCAGTTTGCTAATAATAATGCGCTGAATGCTTGTATTGATACCGATGGTGATGGGGTAGGTGATTTAATTGATATTGATGATGATAACGATGGTATTTTGGATATCTTAGAGCAAAACTGTCCTAATGGTAGTAAAACAGGGGTAATCGTAACGAAGCCTGCTACGATTAATTATAGTTTTGATGGCTCTCAAACATTAGCCAATCTGGTAGACGGAACAGATGCTAATGATTATATTATAAATGGCCCTACGGGAACATTGAATAATGCAGAATGGTTCAGGGTAGAGTTTCCATATGCAAGAATACTTTCTTCTTGGGAAGTAGGGCAATATTCAGGGCAGACCTTATTTGCTACCACAAGTACCTATAAAGTACAGGGTAGTAATGATGCGAGTGCTTGGACAGACCTTACGGGAACGTTAACCTACTCTAATGCTCAAAGCGGACAAAGTACGCAACCTAATTCAAACATAGCCAACTTTCCTTCTAATCAAACTGCTTATAAATACTACAGATATTATGGTATCTCTGGTACTACAGGAGGTGGCTGGGCAACAGAATTTTATTTCCAAGACGGAGGCTGTGTCGATATGGATACAGATAATGATGGCATCCCGAATCATTTAGATTTAGATAGCGATGGTGATGGTTGTCCGGATGCATTAGAAGCAGGTGTTTCTGCAAACTCTGGCGCATCAGCTTCAATGTCTGCAAGTGGTGGTAGCGTTTATACTGGAGGTATTCCTTCAGGAACTGCCAATGCTTATGTAGGAAATGGTACACCATCTCAATATGGTGCTAACGGTTTCTTTAATGGAATTGAAACAGTTGCAGATAACGGGATCTATAATGGAGTGTACACTTATGTATTTGCAATAGGCAATAACATTAGTGCATGTGCAGACACAGATGGAGATGGCATCAATGATATCATTGATATTGATGATGATAATGATGGGGTTCCGGATGCGGTAGAAAGCCCGGCGTGTTATTACACTGCTTCAGAATGGAACATGCTAGCAAAACCTTCTTACGGAGTTACTGTTTCTTCAGCATTAACGACAACAACGGCTAATTTTAGTCAGTTGTTAGATGGTCTTGGCACTACAACAGCAGTTGCATTTTCAGCTTCGCCTACTCAGGCTATCCAGAATGCTAATGTTTACTTATTTAATTTTGCACAACCAGCAAGATTAGATGCTTTGTATTTGAAATTCAATACCGCAACACAATTTGCAGGAACAACTAAGATTCAGGGTTCTAATACCAACAATGGTTCAGACTGGGTAGATTTGTCAGTTGCAGTAGCTGCAGGGGCTGGAAATAATACAACAGCAAATGGTCTCATAAGTGTAACAAATTCTATTAAATATCCGGTAACGCTAAATGCAACAACGGCTTATAAATATATAAGAATTACAGGAGTTGCTGCAAGTAATATTGTTGCAGCCAATGCTTCCGAAGTTTATTTTGATTTTAATAATGCGGCGTACGTGGCTTCAAGGTATCCAAAAGCAGTTTGTGCTACTGATGCAGATTCAGACGGTATTTTAAATCATCACGATTTAGATTCAGATGGAGATGGTTGTAGTGATGCGCTGGAGTCTGGGGCAACAACTAACACGACAGTCAATTATCAATTCCCTAATGTTGATTCTAACGGAGATGGTTTGGTAACGGCGGTTGATCCTGAAGGGGATGGTATTGTAAATTACACCTCTACCTATAATGCTTACGGATTAGTGAAAAGTCTTAATGCGTGTTTAGATACTGATGGTGATGGTGTAAATGATGTTGTAGATATTGATGATGATAATGATGGAGTGTTAGATACTGATGAAGGTTTGCTTTGCCCATCTCTTAATATAAGTTGTGAAACTGCAACTACAAGCTATCGTGCGGTAAACTGGACTTCTTTCAATGCGACTACGAATACTGCGGTAGGGTCTGTTGTTTTAGTGAATGGAGAAACGGTAACCGTTAATTATTCGGGTGATGTAAGAAGTTTACAGGCTGCGACTTCATTAGCCTCGACTGCAGAATATTGTCCTACTTCTACAACATCTGGTGCTACCAATATGATTCAAACTTTTAGTGGAGTTGGGGTAGTGCATAGATTTGTATTTTCTAAACCAGTACTGAATCCTGTTTTCCAAATTTGGTCATTAGGCCAATCTGGTGTTCCTGTTACTTATCAGTTTACAACACCTGTAAGTATTTTAAAATCGAATGCAGCGTTAACCCAGCCTAATGCCAATACAATTGTTGGTGCAGAAGGTGACGGGTCTGTCGTTTTTGCAGGAGCTCAAAATGAAATCAGTTTTGTAGCCAATGCATTAGAAAACTGGTCTGGGCTTACATTGGCATTTGGGTTTACTACTGAAGAGGTTGGAGCGTGTACTTCTATAGATACCGATGGCGATGGTATTCCTAATCATTTAGATTTAGATTCTGATGGTGATGGTTGTCCAGATGCTAGAGAGGCAGGGGTTTCTACAAACTCTGGAGCGTCGGCTTCTATGTCTACAAGTGGTGGAGCGATTTATACTGGCGGTATTCCTTCGGGAACAGCTAATGCTTATGTAGGAAATGGTACGCCTTCTCAATATAATGCTAACGGATTCTTTAATGGAATAGAAACGGCTCCAGAAAGTGGAGTTTATAATAGTACTTATACCTATCAATATGCAATAGGCTCTAATTATAGTATTTGTACAGATACAGATGGAGACGGTATTAATGACGTTGATGATATCGATGATGATAATGATGGGATCTTAGATGCAGTAGAAAGCCCAGCTTGTTACTACACGCAAACCGAGGCTGTAGCCATCACGTCAGTAAGTTCTCAACTAGCTTCTTATTCTACATATGTTCCGGCTAATACAATAGATAACAATGCGGCAACGCTTAATGCATTCAACGGAGCTCTTAACTGGGTTGGTTTAGAATTGTATAAACTTAGACCTGCAACACCGATCGCGATTAGCTCTATGCAGCTTGATCTTACTACATGGGCGCTGTCATCTACAGCGGCAATGACCTTTAAATTACAAGGTTCTGTTAATGGTGCATCTTGGACTGATCTTTCAGGTGCTGTTTCATCGGTTACAACTAGCGGAACACTTACGGTTAACAATACATTATTGCCTAACAATGTGTATGGGTATTATCGTTTGGTAGGTGTAGCGGGTACTTCATACTATGGAGGTGTTACAGAGATACGATTAGTCCCTAATAATTATATCGCTTCTGCACACCCAAAACCTACTTGTACCAATGATACTGATGGGGATGGAATTCCGAATCATCATGATTTAGATTCTGATGGCGATGGCTGTAGTGATGCTCAGGAAGGTGGAGCTACTAGTAACTTAACGGCTAATTATCAATTTACCGGAGCGGTAGGTGTTAATGGATTAAATAATACGTTAGAAACTCTGGATAATGGAATTGTAAATTATACATCAACATACGGTCTTTATGGAATTAACGCTTCTATTAAAGCTTGTGTTGATACTGATGGTGATGGTGTTGTAGATGTTATAGATATTGATGATGATAACGATGGGGTATTAGATGTTAATGAGACAATTAGTTGCCCTGTTGTGGATAGTTCACCAAGATCAATTGTTTGGGACATCGAATCAGAAAAAATGACGGCTGCAAATTTAGCTTATTTTACTGTAAAACCTCAAATGGTAGTGTCGGGAACTGGTGCTACGATTGTAGGGGCAGGCGGTGCTTGGAACTTGACTGGGCTTAATAATGATTCTTCACTTTCTGATGCTATTACTAAAGGAGATTATCAGCAGGGGCAATTTAAAACTGCTAATAACTACATATATATCGACGGCTTTTTATATTATACCATGAGTACATTGATTAATGTTGGTGTTTTGATAGATGATGACCCGTCTTTCGCTGACCCTATTGTTGTTAATAATCCAGTTTCTGCTCCTTCAAATTCAGGAACTGTAGACTTGTGGCAGAAAATGAATGTTTCTAATCCGACAATGCTTAAGCCTAATACAATGTATTATGTTAGATTTTACGATTTAACAACGTTAACATCTATAACACATGATTTGGTAGGATTAAGCTTTCAGGTAGGGTCGGCAGGTAATATAATTTGTGGTGCAGACATTGATACCGATAACGATGGGATTCCGAATCGTTTAGATCTTGATAGTGATGGCGACGGTTGTCCAGATACCAAAGAAGCAATTCTTTATAACCATATAACCGAGGCTTCAATAACGGCTAATGTGCAAAATGGAAGTGGAGGCGCAGTAACTTCTACAGTATCTACCCCTAATGCAATGGTTCCTGGTCCTTACGGAAGCAATGGTTTTGCTGATGCTTTGCAATTGGCAAGTAATCCTGATGCTTACAAATATGTTTATACATATGCCTTTGTTGCAGATAATATGAATGTGAGTTCCTGTAGTAATAAGTTTCTGTTTGATATCGATTCTGATGATGATGGTATTCCAGATGCAGTAGAGTCTCCATCTTGTTTCTATACCGAGGTACAGGCTATGGATATTACAGAAGGAGTAACTTCAGATTTTGGATGGGCAACAGCCAATCCACTTACTAATACTTATGATGATAATACAACAAGCTATGGCGCAGTAAATTCTACAGCTAGTATTCAGAATAAAGCATTAATTACGTTTGATTTACCGGTGATTGACGCTTGGTTTATCAATAATGTAAAACTGAATGTTGGTGCTACTTTTGGTGCAGGAAAATGGAAGTTACAAGGTTTAGATATGGTGTCTAATACCTGGACAGATCTTTCTGTGGTAGCCGGTCAGGCTTTGAGTGCTGGTATAATTACATTTAATAATACATTGCAGCCTACTGTAAGATATCATACGTATAGAATTATAGGAGTTGATAATGTGAATATTGTTAATGCAGCACGATTAATAGAATTCAGTATTCAGTATAATAATTATAACCCATCGTTCCACCGTACCAAAATGGGCTGTAGCTCTGATGCAGATGGTGATGGCGTACCTAATTATATTGATAGAGATAGTGATGGTGATGGCTGTCCAGATGCGGTAGAAGCGGGTATTCCTCTTTCATTGTTAGGTCCTGCGAGCTTCTTTAATATTGGAGGACAAGTTTCTGGAGATCATGTTATCGTTACTGGTGCTTATGGCGCTAATGGTATGGGAGATTCGGTAGAAACTACACCAGATAGCGGTATCGTTAATTATACTTCTACATATACTGTCTATGCTAACAATAAATCGCTCAACTTCTGTACCGATACAGATGGTGATGGTGTTTCGGATCTTACGGATCTTGATGATGATAATGATGGGGTGCTAGATCTTACAGAATGTGCTTATCCGGCTGCAGGAAGTGTCGCGAATAATAACAATAGATTTGTATATTGGGATAATACAGGAGCAAGTGCACAAGGAGTTAATTCGGTTCCTGCTTATATTGCAAGCATTGGGGCTTGGACGGCAGGTAGCGGTCTAGTAGCATCGAACACTCCTGGTTATATCAATGTGGCTAATGTCAATGGTAATACCTTAGCAGATGCTTTTGCAAGTAATGAATACTTAGAGCATCCATTTACCACTACGGCTGATAACTACAACTTTTTGTATGATATAAGAACATCTGCTATTAATGCTACTAATTATCATTCGGCAGTCCTAATTTCAGATGATAATTTTGTGACCTATACCATTTTAAATATCGATATGGCTAGAGCTGCAAGTGGTAATATTGTTTATGATATTAGTGATTATCAACTGAATCCATCTACATCTTATAAAGTGAGAACCTATTTTTGGGGTGCTACGACATTTACTTTTGATGATTTTACACTCTTTGGATATAGCGAATGTGATACCGATAATGACGGGGTTCCTAACCGTTTAGATTTAGATAGTGATGGCGATGGTTGTACCGATGCTTCAGAATCAGGAACGGTAGCCTATGCATTAGCGCAGACGGGTGGCCAGACATCAGCTGCAACGGTGGTTAATACAAGCGGTACTATTACAGGTGTTGCTAATGCAATTGTAGGAAATAATACCCCTTCTGATTATAGTGCTAACGGTTTCTATAATAAGATAGAGTCAAATGATCTAGCGAATGCTACTTATAACGGAACTTATACGTACTCTAATGCAATCAATGCATTAATTGCAACTTGTCCAATACTTTGTTACAAGCCTGCAGTTACGGTGGGAATTGTTTTAGATACCAAACAAGGGATTACTTCATTACAAAGAGCGGGTACAGATAATGACAATTGGCCAATGGTAAGAAAAGGAGCTTGGACAGCACTTGAATCTAAAACCAAAGGATTTGTACCAAATAGATTAACGATAGCACAAATCAACAGTATTCCTGCGACTAATCTTGTAGAAGGAATGATGGTGTACAATATTACTTCAGACTGTTTATATATTAATACGGACGGAACTGCAACAGGTTGGAAGTGCTTTAATACACAAACGTGTCCTTAA